From Candidatus Pedobacter colombiensis, one genomic window encodes:
- a CDS encoding DUF1343 domain-containing protein, giving the protein MTQSLTRLLNAVLLSFLLQACSSSTTVAFNPAVPNPYKVKAEEIDKPKNGKLLTGAEQTELYVPYLKGKRVGMVVNPTSIIGKETTVDSLLKLGINIVKIFGPEHGFRGNASNGTHVDDEIDTKTGIKAISLYGKHSTPTNAELADVDVMVFDIQDVGVRFYTYINTLQHVMEACAANKKEVLILDRPNPNGFYIDGPILDPQFKSGIGLKPIPAVHGLTVAEYAQMLNGENWLDNKLKCKIKIIKVANYTHDTPYELPVNPSPNLNTPQSILLYPSTCLFEGTYLNYGRGTQFPFTIVGAPALKGKYEFSFTPVSLKGMSESPLFMNQVCYGLDLRNYDTNIFRETKQLNLSWMIELYNASPNKADFFNSSLSKEMGTIERLIGVADFRKQIIAGKSEQEIRASWEPGLNQYKKMRKKYLLYP; this is encoded by the coding sequence ATGACACAATCCTTAACCCGCCTCCTCAACGCAGTCTTATTATCTTTCCTGCTTCAAGCTTGCAGCTCGTCAACTACCGTTGCTTTTAATCCGGCTGTTCCTAATCCGTACAAAGTAAAAGCAGAAGAAATTGATAAGCCTAAAAATGGGAAGTTACTTACAGGTGCCGAACAAACAGAGCTGTATGTACCTTACTTAAAAGGCAAACGTGTAGGCATGGTGGTTAATCCAACATCGATTATAGGCAAAGAAACTACAGTAGACAGTTTACTGAAGCTGGGCATAAACATTGTTAAAATATTTGGACCAGAACATGGTTTTAGAGGAAACGCCAGTAATGGGACACATGTTGATGATGAGATCGACACTAAAACAGGGATAAAGGCCATTTCGTTATATGGAAAGCACTCCACCCCTACCAATGCGGAATTGGCAGATGTGGATGTTATGGTATTTGACATACAGGATGTCGGTGTGCGTTTTTATACATACATCAATACCTTACAACACGTAATGGAAGCCTGTGCTGCCAATAAAAAAGAAGTTTTGATATTGGACAGACCCAATCCTAACGGTTTTTATATTGATGGGCCTATACTTGACCCACAATTTAAATCGGGTATAGGGTTAAAACCTATCCCGGCAGTACATGGATTAACTGTTGCTGAATATGCTCAAATGTTGAATGGGGAGAACTGGTTGGACAATAAGTTGAAATGCAAAATTAAAATCATTAAAGTGGCTAATTATACCCACGATACACCGTATGAACTACCTGTTAACCCTTCACCAAATTTAAATACACCACAATCTATTTTGTTGTACCCAAGCACTTGTCTATTCGAAGGAACATATTTAAACTATGGCAGAGGCACACAGTTTCCATTTACTATTGTAGGTGCCCCGGCATTAAAAGGTAAATACGAATTTTCTTTTACCCCCGTAAGCCTTAAAGGAATGTCGGAAAGCCCGTTGTTTATGAACCAGGTTTGTTATGGTTTAGACCTTAGAAATTATGACACCAACATTTTCAGGGAAACCAAACAGCTCAACCTGAGCTGGATGATAGAACTGTATAATGCTTCACCAAACAAAGCTGACTTTTTTAACTCTAGCTTGAGTAAAGAAATGGGTACCATTGAAAGACTTATTGGTGTTGCTGATTTCAGGAAGCAAATCATTGCTGGAAAATCAGAACAAGAAATTAGGGCCAGCTGGGAACCGGGACTCAATCAGTATAAAAAGATGCGCAAAAAGTATTTATTGTATCCTTAA
- the fmt gene encoding methionyl-tRNA formyltransferase produces the protein MKLVFMGTPDFAVASLNALVQAGFDVVGVVTAADKPAGRGQKIHESAVKQYAVANGLKVLQPLKLKDPVFIEELKALNADLQVVVAFRMLPEMVWNMPAKGTINLHASLLPQYRGAAPINHAIINGEKESGVTTFFLKHEIDTGDVIFSEKVNIADDDTAGDLHDKLMNVGAGLLVKTVQAIEADDYKEQPQPQSNELKHAPKIFKEHCLIDWNQPTVKIYNLIRGLSPYPTAFTRLQDKTLKVFKAELEQVQPEIEAGAFLSDGKTYLKFAAKDGYIKFTDLQYEGKKRMQVDEFLRGMRL, from the coding sequence ATGAAATTAGTTTTTATGGGTACGCCCGATTTTGCTGTCGCTTCTTTAAATGCTTTGGTACAAGCTGGATTTGATGTAGTGGGTGTGGTTACCGCAGCCGATAAGCCTGCTGGTCGTGGTCAAAAAATTCATGAAAGTGCAGTTAAACAATATGCAGTTGCAAACGGACTAAAAGTATTGCAGCCCTTAAAACTAAAAGATCCTGTATTTATTGAAGAACTGAAAGCTTTAAATGCCGACTTACAAGTAGTAGTGGCTTTCAGAATGCTACCTGAAATGGTGTGGAATATGCCAGCCAAGGGAACCATAAACCTACATGCCTCATTATTACCTCAATACCGTGGTGCAGCTCCAATCAACCATGCCATCATTAATGGCGAAAAGGAAAGTGGTGTAACTACCTTTTTCCTAAAACATGAGATAGACACAGGGGATGTCATTTTTTCTGAAAAAGTAAATATTGCCGATGATGACACAGCGGGAGATCTGCATGACAAGTTAATGAATGTTGGCGCCGGGCTACTGGTAAAAACGGTACAAGCTATTGAAGCAGATGATTACAAAGAACAACCTCAACCACAAAGCAATGAACTTAAACATGCTCCAAAAATATTTAAAGAGCATTGTCTGATAGACTGGAATCAGCCCACAGTTAAAATCTATAACCTGATCCGCGGATTAAGTCCATACCCTACCGCTTTTACCCGTCTCCAGGATAAAACCCTTAAAGTTTTTAAAGCTGAGTTAGAACAAGTACAACCAGAAATTGAAGCGGGTGCCTTTTTATCTGATGGTAAAACTTATCTGAAATTTGCAGCCAAAGACGGCTATATTAAGTTTACAGACTTACAATATGAGGGTAAAAAGCGCATGCAAGTTGATGAGTTTTTAAGAGGTATGCGATTGTAA
- a CDS encoding aminotransferase class IV: protein MQEYILHNDEFVAINHPIFTAGNRGFKYGDGLFETMRMCNGKLKFAELHADRLRAGMLALKMDGSALLDEYFLKQKTAELCKKNKLKDNVRFRLSVYRAGDGLYTPNVNKSGYVLEASALEEDDYELNKKGLIIDVFDELTKPVNSLSNYKTSNSLLYVMAGLYKKQQRLDDAFILNQHGFLCESISSNIFVVYDKKIYTPALSEGCVAGVMRNVVMSMAKAHDIPVIEAQINPEILKAAEEVFITNAISGIRWVMGYGRKRYFNEMTKLLSVKLNSF from the coding sequence ATGCAAGAATACATATTACATAATGATGAGTTTGTAGCCATCAATCACCCAATATTCACGGCTGGTAACCGTGGATTTAAATATGGCGACGGACTCTTTGAGACGATGCGCATGTGCAATGGCAAGCTTAAATTTGCCGAGTTACATGCGGATAGATTACGAGCAGGGATGTTGGCCCTGAAAATGGACGGCAGTGCCTTGCTTGATGAATATTTTTTGAAGCAAAAAACTGCAGAGCTTTGCAAAAAAAACAAATTAAAAGATAATGTCCGTTTCAGGCTTTCGGTTTACCGGGCCGGTGATGGGCTCTATACACCAAATGTTAACAAATCTGGTTATGTTTTAGAGGCTTCAGCACTTGAAGAAGATGACTACGAGTTGAATAAAAAGGGGCTGATCATTGATGTTTTTGATGAATTGACCAAGCCCGTAAATAGCCTTTCTAATTATAAAACCAGCAATTCTTTGCTATATGTAATGGCCGGGCTGTATAAAAAACAGCAGCGCCTTGATGATGCCTTCATTTTAAATCAGCATGGTTTTTTATGCGAAAGTATCAGTTCTAATATTTTTGTGGTTTACGATAAAAAGATCTACACTCCGGCATTGTCTGAGGGCTGTGTGGCTGGCGTAATGCGTAATGTGGTGATGAGCATGGCTAAAGCACACGATATTCCTGTAATAGAGGCGCAGATTAACCCTGAAATATTAAAAGCTGCGGAAGAGGTATTCATTACCAATGCCATTAGTGGTATCCGTTGGGTTATGGGCTATGGCCGTAAACGTTACTTTAATGAGATGACTAAATTGCTAAGTGTAAAGCTGAACAGCTTTTAA
- a CDS encoding RluA family pseudouridine synthase: protein MENSYTGPEPEEQDLYEHFNIVVDKGQSLLRIDKFLMHRMENASRNRIQNAIDAGNVLVNQKTVKPSYKVKPADEISIVFPHPPRDTEVYPEDIPLDIVYEDEDLLVVNKVAGMVVHPGFNNYTGTLVNALAFHFEQLPQLPGNEGRPGLVHRIDKDTSGLLLISKNEMTMTKLAKQFFDHTITRKYVALAWGDIEQDGTVKGYIGRSAKNRIVMDVYDDEEKGKWSVTHYKVLERLGYVTLISCQLETGRTHQIRAHMQHIGHPLFNDANYGGDKILKGTTFTKYKQFVQNCFDIMPRQALHAQTLGFIHPGTKKYMEFEAPLPSDFDSALNKWRNYIVQPT from the coding sequence ATGGAAAACAGTTATACCGGGCCGGAACCAGAAGAGCAGGATTTATACGAGCATTTTAACATAGTTGTTGATAAAGGGCAGTCTTTGCTACGCATAGATAAATTTTTGATGCACCGTATGGAGAATGCATCTCGTAACCGTATCCAAAATGCTATAGATGCCGGAAATGTCCTGGTTAATCAGAAAACGGTTAAACCCAGCTATAAGGTAAAACCGGCAGATGAGATTTCGATTGTATTTCCACATCCACCACGTGATACTGAAGTTTATCCGGAGGATATTCCGTTGGATATTGTATATGAAGATGAAGACTTGCTGGTGGTAAATAAAGTTGCCGGCATGGTGGTACATCCAGGATTTAACAATTATACCGGGACACTGGTCAATGCGCTTGCTTTTCATTTTGAACAGCTTCCGCAATTGCCAGGTAACGAAGGTAGACCGGGTTTGGTGCACCGTATCGATAAGGATACTTCGGGATTGTTATTGATTAGCAAGAACGAGATGACCATGACCAAACTGGCTAAACAGTTTTTTGATCATACCATTACCCGCAAGTATGTGGCCCTGGCTTGGGGAGATATAGAACAAGATGGTACGGTTAAGGGTTATATAGGGAGAAGCGCAAAAAACAGAATTGTAATGGATGTATATGACGATGAAGAAAAAGGTAAGTGGTCTGTAACACATTATAAGGTATTAGAGCGTTTAGGTTATGTAACTTTAATTAGCTGTCAGCTGGAAACTGGCCGTACACATCAAATCAGAGCGCATATGCAGCACATTGGGCACCCTTTATTTAACGATGCCAACTATGGCGGGGATAAAATTTTAAAAGGTACTACCTTTACTAAATATAAACAATTTGTACAAAATTGCTTCGATATTATGCCACGTCAGGCACTTCATGCACAAACTTTAGGATTTATTCATCCGGGGACTAAAAAATATATGGAATTTGAAGCACCTTTGCCTTCCGATTTCGATTCGGCATTGAATAAGTGGAGAAATTACATTGTACAACCTACCTAA
- a CDS encoding pyridoxal-phosphate dependent enzyme: MFIDTASPLQQLKDFSGHQVLVKRDDLIDPFISGNKWRKLKYILASANEQKKSHLVTFGGAYSNHLVATAAACSRSGLKSTAFVRGDAMACMHNEMLMLCRLFGMNLIFTDRLSYKDKTSLFETQFGGDQNAFFIDEGGASPEGVKGCAEIIAELPTDIDHLFCAAGTGTTAAGLLTGIHQLGLKTKLHVVPVLKGGDFIADEILKYTDRTDQLVLHTNYHFGGYAKTTPDLIDFIKNFTSAEGVLIDPVYTAKMFYAIGHLHASAYFKPTDKIVALHTGGLLGLMGMKDKFMQD, from the coding sequence ATGTTTATAGATACGGCTAGTCCACTTCAACAGTTAAAAGATTTTTCAGGGCATCAGGTTCTGGTAAAAAGGGATGATTTAATTGATCCTTTTATATCAGGCAACAAATGGCGTAAGCTAAAATACATTCTCGCGTCTGCTAATGAGCAAAAAAAAAGTCATCTGGTGACTTTTGGAGGTGCTTATTCTAATCATTTAGTTGCAACTGCTGCTGCCTGCTCAAGAAGTGGTTTAAAAAGTACAGCTTTTGTGCGTGGGGATGCTATGGCTTGTATGCACAACGAAATGTTGATGTTATGCAGACTATTTGGCATGAACCTGATTTTTACTGACAGGTTAAGCTATAAAGACAAAACATCATTATTTGAAACTCAATTTGGTGGGGATCAAAACGCTTTTTTTATTGATGAAGGTGGTGCCAGCCCTGAAGGCGTTAAAGGTTGCGCCGAAATTATAGCTGAATTACCAACAGATATTGATCATTTATTTTGTGCGGCAGGAACCGGGACTACTGCTGCCGGCTTGTTAACCGGCATACACCAACTAGGATTAAAGACAAAACTACATGTTGTACCTGTTTTAAAGGGCGGCGATTTTATTGCCGATGAAATTTTAAAATATACAGATCGCACAGATCAATTGGTATTACATACCAATTATCACTTTGGTGGCTACGCCAAAACAACTCCCGATTTAATTGATTTTATAAAAAACTTTACCTCAGCAGAAGGTGTACTGATAGACCCTGTCTATACGGCAAAAATGTTTTATGCGATTGGGCATTTACATGCCAGTGCGTACTTTAAGCCTACCGACAAAATCGTGGCTTTGCATACCGGAGGTTTACTTGGCTTAATGGGAATGAAAGATAAATTTATGCAGGATTAA
- a CDS encoding glycosidase has translation MNPFKLQRIGTIMTPEPGNELEVEGVLNPAAARGPDGALYLFPRLVAKNNYSRIGIVRVRFNEHGDPVGVERLGIALEPEADYEKRPNGGGGCEDPRITFVESSKVYVMTYTAFSSAGPRIALAYSRDLMHWERLGLATFAPYEHIEFNNINNKDACVFPEPVISRTGHPSFAMLHRPLFPGTDPEDIMKRPFDRDIREHHECIWISYCHIRSRKYKYRYLPKFMSNHPLAIPQANWENLKIGAGTPPVMTKHGWMMVYHGVSEAELSISGNRQLCYSAGVMILDKEQPTKVLYRSPEPVLSPDVPEEQVGMISNVVFPTGIDRRDDLGTPNRFDVYYGMADDRIGVARLDLPDELVNPA, from the coding sequence ATGAATCCATTTAAGCTACAACGTATTGGAACGATCATGACTCCTGAACCGGGCAATGAACTGGAAGTTGAAGGAGTACTGAACCCTGCGGCCGCAAGAGGACCTGATGGGGCGCTTTATTTATTTCCGAGACTGGTAGCTAAAAATAATTATTCCCGCATAGGCATTGTCCGTGTTCGTTTTAATGAGCACGGTGATCCTGTTGGTGTAGAGCGTCTGGGCATTGCGCTAGAACCTGAGGCTGATTATGAGAAGCGCCCAAATGGGGGCGGGGGCTGCGAAGATCCCCGGATTACTTTTGTCGAATCCTCAAAGGTTTATGTGATGACCTATACTGCATTTTCATCAGCAGGACCACGTATTGCGCTGGCTTATTCAAGAGATTTGATGCATTGGGAACGATTGGGGCTTGCCACATTTGCCCCCTATGAACACATAGAGTTCAATAACATCAATAATAAAGATGCCTGTGTATTTCCCGAACCTGTTATAAGTCGTACCGGCCATCCGTCCTTCGCTATGCTTCATCGGCCATTGTTTCCGGGTACTGATCCTGAGGATATTATGAAGCGTCCGTTTGACCGGGATATTAGAGAACATCATGAATGTATCTGGATATCCTATTGCCATATCAGGTCAAGAAAATATAAATACAGATATTTACCTAAATTTATGTCTAACCACCCGCTGGCTATACCGCAAGCTAATTGGGAAAATTTAAAAATAGGCGCCGGAACCCCTCCGGTAATGACCAAACATGGTTGGATGATGGTATATCATGGGGTAAGTGAAGCTGAGCTATCCATAAGTGGTAATCGACAACTATGTTATTCTGCAGGTGTAATGATACTGGATAAAGAACAGCCAACTAAAGTTTTATATCGATCGCCAGAGCCGGTATTGTCGCCAGATGTTCCCGAAGAGCAAGTCGGTATGATCTCTAATGTTGTATTTCCTACAGGGATAGATAGAAGGGATGATCTGGGTACCCCTAACCGTTTTGATGTGTATTATGGTATGGCCGATGACAGGATCGGTGTAGCTCGTTTAGATCTGCCAGATGAGCTCGTTAATCCTGCATAA
- a CDS encoding DUF6266 family protein — MAILKNGIMGGVKGKLGNLVGYILNDQEVLRTIGINDKPLTNKQLNNKLQMKVIMEFLRSMDSLLETGFNPKAAGTKKNYHNLAVSYNKPHALKGFYPDVEVDYPKVVISIGDLPQPINPTVEFVTEGLKFSWDGAGISWPYSIDQVMLLAYAPESKTCAFKNSGARRMKGYDILEITPQMHYEPLEVYISFVSDDRKRAANSLYLGRIMNL, encoded by the coding sequence ATGGCAATTTTAAAAAATGGCATCATGGGAGGAGTAAAGGGTAAATTAGGAAACCTGGTGGGGTACATTCTGAATGATCAAGAAGTCCTTAGGACAATTGGAATAAATGATAAGCCTTTAACAAACAAGCAGCTGAATAATAAGCTGCAAATGAAAGTGATCATGGAGTTTTTGAGATCTATGGATAGTTTGCTGGAAACCGGGTTTAATCCTAAAGCTGCAGGAACTAAGAAAAACTACCACAACCTGGCTGTATCCTATAATAAACCTCATGCCCTTAAAGGATTTTATCCGGATGTGGAGGTTGATTATCCCAAAGTTGTCATTAGCATCGGGGATTTGCCTCAGCCAATAAATCCTACCGTCGAATTTGTAACGGAAGGATTAAAGTTTAGTTGGGATGGTGCCGGGATTTCATGGCCTTACAGTATTGATCAGGTCATGCTATTAGCTTATGCACCAGAAAGTAAAACGTGTGCCTTTAAAAACAGCGGAGCGCGGAGAATGAAGGGGTATGATATCCTTGAAATTACACCGCAGATGCATTATGAACCGCTTGAGGTGTATATTTCTTTTGTCTCTGATGATAGAAAAAGAGCTGCGAATAGTTTGTACCTGGGACGGATAATGAACTTATAA
- a CDS encoding HAD-IIB family hydrolase has product MKQLIIFDLDGTLAESKAALEPEMAKLLGSLLHVAKVAIISGGAWPQFQKQVLSRLSTDANLSNLSILPTCGTKYYQYDLDWKQLYAENFTTDEKNKIITNLNAAVKNAVFATAQIWGEQIEDRGSQITFSALGQQAPLDAKKNWDPDFARRKIIKAELDKTLPEFSVQMGGATSIDITKPGIDKAYGIHKLRQILKIPIEDMIFIGDALFEGGNDHPARTTGVVCIQVRDPRETESVIEAIIACLDINPKDTWHESI; this is encoded by the coding sequence TGGCACTTTGGCAGAAAGTAAGGCCGCGCTGGAACCCGAAATGGCTAAACTTTTAGGTTCACTGCTTCATGTAGCCAAAGTAGCCATTATATCTGGTGGCGCCTGGCCGCAATTCCAAAAGCAAGTATTATCTCGCTTGTCCACAGATGCAAACTTGAGTAACCTGTCAATTTTACCCACCTGCGGTACTAAATATTATCAGTACGATTTGGATTGGAAACAATTGTATGCCGAAAACTTTACGACTGATGAAAAAAACAAAATCATCACTAACCTTAATGCTGCAGTAAAAAATGCTGTATTTGCTACAGCTCAAATCTGGGGCGAGCAGATTGAGGATCGGGGCAGTCAGATTACCTTTTCGGCCCTGGGTCAGCAAGCACCACTTGACGCCAAGAAAAACTGGGACCCCGATTTTGCCAGGCGGAAAATAATAAAAGCAGAATTGGATAAGACTCTCCCGGAATTTTCTGTGCAAATGGGTGGTGCAACTTCTATTGACATTACCAAGCCCGGTATTGATAAAGCTTACGGAATTCATAAACTGCGTCAAATACTTAAGATCCCAATTGAGGATATGATATTTATAGGAGATGCGCTTTTTGAAGGGGGGAACGATCATCCTGCCCGAACAACGGGAGTTGTTTGTATACAAGTAAGGGATCCCAGGGAGACGGAAAGTGTTATAGAAGCCATTATTGCCTGTTTAGATATAAATCCTAAAGATACCTGGCATGAATCCATTTAA
- a CDS encoding ABC transporter permease, with product MNTEYFIAGRIAIKSERTFSKLIVRIAIAGVMLSLAVMMLSVAIIKGFKTEIQEKVRGYIGDVRIFKYSLNNSFEQLPFVPNKETIEKLKNNPEVDFYQSYATKPAIISANNEVEGINFKGIDKSFNWNYIRKHLLSGKVIDFADSAKATRQIMISQFTANRLKLKVGDDFIMYFVQNPPRKRPFKIVGIYDIGVEEIDKGFVIGDLNIIRRLNNWKPDEIGGIEIRIKDFSKLKAVSDHIYENTELNLKSESVSDYFPAIFTWLSLLDINTKVLLVLMMVVGVINMITALLIMILERTNMIGILKAFGMTDYSVMKIFLYNALYLVGFGLLLGNMLGLGLGFLQQYTRIYKLDQASYYLSYVPIEIHFTDVLILNLTTFVICILVLILPSMLVSRISPLKAIRFK from the coding sequence TTGAATACAGAATATTTCATAGCAGGGCGGATCGCCATAAAATCGGAGCGTACTTTTTCTAAGTTGATTGTTCGTATCGCTATAGCAGGAGTAATGCTAAGTCTGGCGGTAATGATGCTTTCTGTTGCCATTATAAAAGGCTTTAAAACGGAGATACAGGAGAAGGTAAGAGGCTATATCGGAGATGTAAGGATCTTTAAATACAGCTTAAACAATTCTTTTGAACAACTGCCTTTTGTGCCTAATAAGGAAACGATAGAGAAGCTTAAAAATAATCCTGAAGTTGATTTTTACCAATCTTATGCTACAAAACCAGCAATTATTTCGGCCAATAATGAGGTCGAAGGGATTAACTTTAAAGGGATAGATAAGAGTTTTAACTGGAATTACATCCGCAAACACCTGCTGAGTGGTAAGGTGATCGATTTTGCAGATAGCGCTAAGGCTACACGGCAAATTATGATCTCTCAATTTACAGCCAACAGGTTGAAACTTAAAGTTGGTGATGACTTTATCATGTACTTTGTACAGAACCCACCACGTAAACGCCCTTTTAAAATTGTAGGTATTTATGACATTGGTGTTGAAGAAATTGATAAAGGTTTTGTAATTGGCGATCTGAACATTATCAGAAGATTAAACAATTGGAAGCCTGATGAGATTGGTGGTATTGAGATCAGAATTAAAGATTTTTCTAAGTTAAAAGCTGTATCTGATCATATTTATGAGAATACGGAACTGAACCTGAAATCTGAATCCGTTTCCGATTATTTTCCTGCAATTTTTACCTGGTTGTCCTTACTGGACATCAATACAAAAGTGTTGTTGGTGCTGATGATGGTAGTAGGGGTGATTAACATGATTACTGCTTTATTGATCATGATACTTGAACGAACTAATATGATTGGCATATTGAAAGCTTTTGGTATGACAGACTACAGTGTGATGAAAATATTTCTATACAATGCCCTTTACCTTGTAGGTTTTGGTTTATTGCTTGGCAACATGCTCGGGCTTGGTCTAGGGTTTTTACAACAATACACGCGCATTTATAAGTTAGATCAGGCATCCTATTACTTATCGTATGTACCTATAGAAATTCACTTTACTGATGTTTTGATCTTAAACCTGACCACATTTGTGATTTGTATCCTGGTGTTGATACTGCCATCCATGCTGGTTAGCCGGATTAGCCCACTAAAAGCGATCAGGTTTAAGTAA